Proteins co-encoded in one Arachis hypogaea cultivar Tifrunner chromosome 13, arahy.Tifrunner.gnm2.J5K5, whole genome shotgun sequence genomic window:
- the LOC112792498 gene encoding probable xyloglucan endotransglucosylase/hydrolase protein 28: MGLGGGLVTFFLCLLFFAAPSASSTNLLPIIPFDEGYAPLFGDNNLVIHRDGKTVHLSLDERTGSGFVSHDLYLHGYFRASIKLPADYTAGVVVAFYMSNGDMFQNNHDEIDFEFLGNIRGKDWRIQTNVYGNGSTSIGREERYGLWFDPAEDFHQYSILWTDSQIIFYVDNVPIREIKRTESMGGDFPSKPMTLYATIWDASDWATNGGKYRVNYKYAPYVAEFSDLVLHGCAVDPIEHEAKCDNAQTSKAVPTGVTPAQRIKMENFRKKHMTYSYCYDKVRYKVPPTECVINPQEAERLRKFDPVTFGGGRRRHGKRHYRSRGSQAEEAAAF; this comes from the exons atgggattGGGAGGAGGGTTGGTCACGTTCTTTTTGTGTCTACTATTTTTTGCTGCGCCTTCTGCTTCATCAACAAACTTATTGCCTATCATACCCTTCGATGAAGGATACGCACCCTTGTTTGGGGATAACAACTTGGTCATTCACAGGGATGGAAAAACCGTCCATCTTTCACTCGATGAGAGAACAG GTTCTGGATTCGTGTCTCATGATCTTTACCTCCATGGATATTTCAGAGCTTCCATTAAGCTACCTGCTGACTACACCGCTGGGGTTGTGGTTGCCTTTTAT ATGTCAAATGGTGACATGTTCCAGAACAACCATGATGAAATAGACTTTGAGTTCTTGGGGAATATAAGAGGCAAAGACTGGAGGATTCAGACCAATGTTTATGGCAATGGAAGTACAAGCATTGGCAGGGAGGAAAGATATGGCCTCTGGTTCGATCCTGCTGAGGATTTCCATCAGTACAGTATTCTCTGGACTGATTCTCAGATCAT ATTTTATGTAGATAATGTTCCTATTAGGGAAATTAAGCGGACGGAATCTATGGGAGGTGACTTCCCTTCTAAACCTATGACTTTGTACGCGACAATATGGGACGCATCTGATTGGGCAACCAATGGAGGCAAATACAGAGTGAATTACAAGTATGCACCCTATGTCGCCGAGTTCTCTGATCTTGTCTTGCACGGTTGTGCGGTCGATCCCATTGAACATGAAGCCAAGTGTGACAATGCTCAAACTTCCAAAGCAGTTCCTACTGGTGTTACACCAGCACAAAGAATCAAGATGGAGAACTTCAGGAAGAAGCACATGACATACTCTTACTGTTATGACAAAGTCAGATACAAAGTCCCTCCAACAGAGTGTGTCATTAATCCCCAAGAAGCTGAGAGGCTGAGAAAATTCGACCCTGTGACATTCGGTGGTGGCCGGCGCCGCCACGGAAAGCGACATTATCGCAGCAGAGGGAGCCAGGCAGAAGAAGCTGCTGCATTTTGA
- the LOC112792497 gene encoding anthranilate synthase beta subunit 2, chloroplastic: MATTMSLSLSHTSFLHQNPSLCSKRSQFPHLTLILRNQPTSSLSLSVSTKRDNGVVPKATGGVLESSSNSPISAKNSTDPIVVIDNYDSFTYNLCQYMGELGFQFDVYRNDELTVEELKKKNPRGVLISPGPGTPQDSGISLQTVLELGPTVPLFGVCMGLQCIGEAFGGKIVRSPHGVMHGKSSLVYYDEKGEDGLFAGLSNPFLAGRYHSLVIEKESFPHEELEVTAWTEDGLIMAARHKKYKHLQGVQFHPESIITAEGKEIVRNFIKLIERKEAGGS; this comes from the exons ATGGCTACTACTATGTCACTGTCGCTCTCTCAcacttcatttcttcaccaaaaccCTTCTCTCTGTTCCAAACGATCCCAATTCCCCCACTTAACCCTCATTCTCCGGAATCAACCCACTTCATCACTCA GTTTAAGTGTTTCGACAAAAAGGGATAATGGGGTGGTTCCAAAAGCCACAGGGGGCGTATTGGAATCGAGTTCGAACTCACCCATTTCTGCTAAGAACTCCACCGATCCGATtgttgtgattgacaactatgaCAGCTTTACCTATAACCTTTGCCAG TATATGGGGGAGTTGGGTTTCCAATTTGACGTGTACAGGAATGATGAGTTGACTGTGGAAGAGTTAAAAAA gaaAAATCCTAGAGGAGTGCTAATATCACCTGGCCCAG GCACGCCTCAAGATTCTGGAATATCTTTGCAAACTGTACTGGAACTTGGGCCAACTGTTCCTTTGTTTGGTGTATGCATGGGTTTGCAATGCATTGGAGAAGCTTTTGGAG GGAAAATTGTTCGCTCTCCTCATGGTGTCATGCATGGGAAAAGTTCTTTGGTGTATTATGATGAGAAAGGAGAAGATGGATTATTTGCCGGATTATCAAA TCCTTTCTTAGCTGGTAGATATCACAGCCTTGTGATTGAAAAGGAGAGTTTTCCTCATGAAGAACTTGAGGTGACAGCCTGGACTGAGGATGGTCTTATAATGGCAGCTCGTCACAAGAAGTATAAGCATCTACAG GGTGTGCAGTTTCATCCAGAGAGCATTATAACAGCCGAAGGAAAGGAAATTGTTCGAAACTTTATCAAACTCATTGAGAGAAAGGAGGCTGGTGGTTCATGA